The Leptidea sinapis chromosome 15, ilLepSina1.1, whole genome shotgun sequence genome window below encodes:
- the LOC126968359 gene encoding protein FAM136A-like has translation MVEAQKYRIEQEMTNLVNELDKSYLRKMQGDMHRCAAKCCDDPQTSLERVHGCIENCTTSLNQANNYVQNEINHLQNRLQRCVMDCNDSARDRLGPDPSQETIDKCTIDFEKCAVKCVDKHIGLLPGMMKSMKKVLASGKPPPVSNE, from the exons atggtTGAAGCACAGAAATATCGAATTGAGCAAGAAATGACCAATTTGGTCAATGAACTAGACAAAAGTTATTTGAGGAAAATGCAA GGTGACATGCACAGATGTGCTGCAAAATGTTGTGACGATCCACAAACCTCTCTTGAAAGAGTACATGGTTGCATAGAAAATTGTACAACATCATTGAATCAAGCCAATAATTATGTACAG AATGAAATCAATCACTTACAAAATAGATTGCAGAGGTGTGTGATGGACTGTAACGATTCAGCGAGGGACAGACTTGGACCGGATCCTAGTCAGGAGACA ATTGATAAATGCACTATAGACTTCGAGAAATGTGCAGTAAAGTGTGTTGACAAACATATTGGATTACTACCTGGAATGATGAAGAGTATGAAGAAAGTGTTGGCCAGCGGAAAACCCCCTCCAGTCTCAAACGAATAA